In one window of Vicinamibacteria bacterium DNA:
- a CDS encoding LOG family protein yields MRGDKRNKRPSNAVRLDDEDAVREAVSASILGLWDVVNTLARLRPSRRDRYRVSIFGSARVERESFGYQETRRAAKALAEMGCDIVTGGGPGLMQAANEGASEAPAQSRSYGIRVDLPFEQDVNAFVSEAFEHRTFFTRLHQFVLTSDAFLVTPGGIGTVLEMMMIWQLLQVGHLQETPLVLVGKMWPPLIEWAKVSMLSADPPLASPEDMAIPVCVADADEAIARIRAHHLAWSKAQAGSR; encoded by the coding sequence ATGCGCGGAGATAAACGGAATAAGCGACCGTCGAACGCCGTCAGGCTGGATGACGAGGACGCGGTCCGGGAAGCGGTCTCGGCCTCAATACTCGGTCTGTGGGACGTCGTGAACACCCTCGCCCGTCTGCGCCCCTCCCGACGCGACCGGTACCGGGTGAGCATTTTCGGCTCGGCCCGGGTCGAGCGGGAAAGCTTCGGGTACCAGGAGACCAGGCGCGCGGCGAAAGCGCTCGCCGAGATGGGTTGCGACATCGTGACCGGAGGGGGACCCGGTCTGATGCAGGCAGCGAACGAGGGCGCGAGCGAGGCGCCAGCGCAAAGCCGCTCCTACGGGATCCGGGTGGATCTTCCGTTCGAGCAGGACGTGAACGCCTTCGTTTCGGAAGCCTTCGAGCACCGGACGTTCTTCACGCGGCTTCACCAGTTCGTCCTCACTTCCGACGCTTTCCTCGTCACTCCGGGAGGCATCGGCACGGTGTTGGAGATGATGATGATCTGGCAGTTGCTCCAGGTGGGGCACCTCCAGGAGACACCTCTCGTGCTGGTGGGGAAAATGTGGCCGCCGCTCATCGAATGGGCGAAGGTCTCCATGCTGTCGGCCGATCCACCGCTCGCGAGCCCGGAAGACATGGCCATACCGGTCTGCGTCGCCGACGCCGATGAGGCCATTGCCCGGATTCGCGCGCACCATCTCGCCTGGTCGAAAGCGCAGGCGGGCTCGCGATAG
- a CDS encoding glycerophosphodiester phosphodiesterase family protein translates to MRSPFREVLTTAADELRRNWRVLVSTDLFYQLVAFALLTPLVSLGIRSLISLSGSAVLADRDILYFALRPLGLAIIVLAAAGRIAVLGLGQACLMGIAFGAAGSTRAPVVSALAWGGRRFHRILAVTIRLVVKALVVCAPFLALAALAYFLLLTDFDINYYLKERPPVFWTAAVAIGTLLLVMAVLLVRRASGWVYALPLLLFENVDPSKALSVSEDRSRSHRLVVARVLVGWAAAAMTVSLVGASAGRALAAAILPRFQGSLSLLVPALGATFVLGVVAAALLTAFSSSLFAALVVALYERLGGGSRANFVTSETPEPGTRLLRGKRILIGVMAAAGISAAIGWALLRGARSPRPVAVIAHRGAAALAPENTLSSVERAIEDGTDWVEIDVQETADGEVVVLHDSDFMKLAGSPLKIWDGSFAEVRKLDIGSWFSPEFQGEGVPTLEEVLLRAKDRAKVIIELKYYGHNQRLEERVAAIVERTGMENEIAVMSLERKMVETIGDIRPSYRKGLLAATAVGRLTEVDVDFLAVSVTLATPSLFRQAHARGQDVYVWTLNDELTIAQKILQGADGIITDDPARARAVIEAESHLTAAERLLLGMAFWLGVEPARFHVSRDSE, encoded by the coding sequence ATGAGGTCCCCGTTTCGCGAAGTCCTGACGACGGCCGCCGATGAGCTTCGGCGGAACTGGCGAGTGCTCGTCTCGACCGATCTCTTCTACCAGCTCGTCGCGTTCGCGCTCCTCACGCCACTCGTGAGCCTCGGGATCCGTTCTCTGATCTCGCTCTCAGGAAGCGCCGTCCTCGCCGATCGGGACATCCTCTACTTCGCTCTGCGACCGCTGGGGCTCGCGATCATCGTCCTCGCTGCCGCCGGGCGCATCGCGGTCCTGGGGCTCGGGCAGGCATGTCTCATGGGAATCGCTTTCGGCGCGGCCGGGAGCACACGGGCTCCCGTCGTCTCGGCTCTCGCGTGGGGCGGGAGGAGGTTCCACCGGATCCTCGCGGTCACGATTCGCCTCGTCGTCAAAGCGCTCGTGGTCTGCGCCCCTTTTCTCGCGCTCGCCGCGCTCGCGTACTTTCTCCTCCTCACAGATTTCGACATCAACTACTACTTGAAAGAAAGACCTCCGGTATTCTGGACGGCAGCCGTTGCCATCGGAACTCTCCTCCTCGTGATGGCGGTTCTTCTGGTTCGCCGCGCTTCCGGCTGGGTATACGCCCTGCCATTGCTGCTCTTCGAGAACGTCGATCCGTCGAAAGCCCTGAGCGTCAGCGAGGACCGATCCCGCAGCCATCGCCTCGTCGTCGCTCGCGTTCTCGTGGGATGGGCGGCGGCGGCGATGACGGTCTCGCTCGTCGGCGCGTCCGCAGGGCGCGCCCTGGCCGCCGCGATACTCCCGCGGTTTCAAGGATCGCTGAGTCTTCTCGTTCCCGCGCTCGGAGCCACATTCGTTCTCGGGGTCGTCGCGGCCGCGCTCCTCACCGCTTTTTCCTCCTCGCTCTTCGCAGCGCTCGTCGTCGCGCTCTACGAGCGACTCGGCGGGGGATCCCGCGCGAACTTCGTGACGAGCGAAACCCCAGAACCCGGCACACGTCTCCTTCGCGGGAAGAGGATCCTCATTGGCGTCATGGCGGCGGCGGGAATCTCCGCCGCCATCGGATGGGCCTTGCTCCGGGGCGCCCGCAGTCCGCGCCCTGTCGCCGTGATCGCACATCGCGGGGCTGCCGCACTCGCCCCCGAGAATACGCTCTCGTCCGTCGAGCGTGCGATCGAGGACGGAACGGACTGGGTCGAGATCGACGTGCAGGAAACGGCAGATGGAGAAGTCGTCGTGTTACACGACAGCGACTTCATGAAGCTCGCGGGCTCGCCGCTGAAGATCTGGGACGGGAGCTTCGCCGAGGTGCGGAAGCTCGACATCGGGAGCTGGTTCTCGCCCGAGTTCCAGGGCGAGGGGGTCCCGACGCTCGAGGAGGTTCTCCTGCGCGCGAAGGACCGGGCGAAGGTCATCATCGAGCTCAAGTACTACGGCCACAACCAACGGCTCGAAGAGCGGGTCGCCGCGATCGTCGAGCGGACCGGCATGGAGAACGAGATCGCCGTGATGTCGCTCGAGCGAAAGATGGTCGAGACGATCGGCGACATCCGACCCTCGTACCGGAAGGGACTTCTGGCCGCGACCGCTGTCGGGCGCCTGACGGAAGTCGACGTCGACTTTCTCGCCGTCAGCGTCACTCTCGCGACCCCCTCGCTCTTTCGGCAGGCTCATGCTCGAGGCCAGGACGTCTATGTCTGGACGCTCAACGATGAGCTCACGATTGCGCAGAAGATCCTGCAAGGAGCTGACGGCATCATCACCGACGATCCGGCTCGAGCGCGGGCCGTCATCGAGGCCGAGTCTCACCTGACCGCTGCCGAGCGGCTGCTCCTCGGGATGGCGTTCTGGCTCGGGGTCGAGCCAGCCCGGTTTCACGTCTCTCGAGACTCGGAGTAA
- a CDS encoding protein kinase: protein MALEVGTRLGPYEIRGRLGAGGMGDVYRARDTRLERSVAIKVLKDDVAPSPDQRARFEREARTVAALEHPHICSLYDVGREGDVDFLVMQYLEGDTLAERLSKGPLPLDTFYDYAIEIADAVGAAHKRGIVHRDLKPGNIVLTKSGAMVLDFGLAKLWDAPESGEDLETRSRSGLTSSGVILGTLPYMAPEQLQGKEPDPRTDIFAFGAVLYEMLTATKAFEGRYATELVTAVLASSPTPVPSLNPLVPEALERIVRRCLAKDPEERWQTMVDAREELRWVREQPWPSGSAASSRRRALHFWALLGAGAVVGAGLVASLLLRTDKPVDSVPAPTARFAIPLGDDESLYDFSSAAVAISPDGTRIAYAVNRGAGRSIHVRALDEMESRPIPGTERGSDPIFSPDGEWLAFESAGKLKKVPLSGGAPQFLANLAFSAGASWGPDDIIVHTPNFTGGLYALSARSGEGRRLTSPEKNQGHLWPAVLPDGKSVLFTLWAGQPSYDQASIALLSLETGQWSVVLEGASYARYAPPGHLLFLRGGTLFAAPFDPEAWKITGAPVAVVENVRSDPLDGGGLFDVSQTGALVYAPEIGASPARRLAWVDRSGDRSIITSGPTSFSSPRISPEGSRIAMFLTGQAALSVWIYGISQGTLARVTFGADEHNVAWSPDGRYVAFESGREGAHQLYIRSADGSGEDDPVTRGEHHHYLCDWSPDGRSLVYVEFHPESGADLWVVETEGNREARAFLATKFWEKQATFSPNGRWIAYVSDETGDFEVYVRPFPSGEPRVPISSGGGEEPAWSRSGEELFYRNGGRMMAVSVTEAPEFRAGRPEELFEGLYHYAPFPTRTYDVGEDGRFVMVTEPEPAESVRQLNVVLNWSARLTGADPK, encoded by the coding sequence ATGGCCCTCGAGGTGGGGACACGCCTCGGTCCCTACGAGATTCGCGGCAGGCTCGGCGCGGGCGGCATGGGAGATGTGTACCGTGCCCGAGATACGCGGCTCGAGCGGAGCGTCGCTATCAAGGTTCTGAAAGACGACGTCGCTCCATCGCCCGACCAGCGAGCTCGATTCGAGAGGGAAGCTCGAACCGTTGCCGCCCTCGAGCACCCGCATATTTGTTCTCTTTACGATGTCGGCCGGGAAGGTGACGTCGATTTCCTCGTCATGCAATATCTCGAGGGCGACACGCTGGCCGAGCGCCTGTCGAAGGGACCACTGCCGCTCGACACGTTCTACGACTACGCCATCGAGATCGCCGATGCCGTCGGGGCGGCGCACAAGCGCGGTATCGTCCACCGCGACCTCAAGCCCGGAAACATCGTTTTGACGAAGTCGGGCGCGATGGTCCTGGACTTCGGATTGGCCAAGCTCTGGGACGCGCCCGAGAGCGGCGAAGACCTCGAGACCCGCTCCCGCTCGGGCCTGACGTCGTCCGGAGTGATTCTGGGAACGCTACCGTACATGGCGCCGGAGCAGCTCCAAGGCAAGGAGCCCGACCCTCGCACCGATATTTTTGCGTTCGGCGCCGTGCTCTACGAGATGCTGACGGCGACCAAAGCCTTCGAGGGGAGGTACGCGACCGAGCTCGTGACCGCCGTCCTCGCTTCCTCGCCCACTCCGGTTCCGTCCCTTAATCCACTCGTTCCCGAAGCGCTCGAGCGCATCGTTCGTCGCTGTCTCGCCAAGGATCCGGAGGAACGATGGCAGACGATGGTGGATGCGCGCGAGGAGCTAAGGTGGGTGAGAGAGCAACCTTGGCCCTCGGGGTCCGCCGCATCCTCCCGAAGGCGTGCTCTCCATTTCTGGGCTCTCCTCGGCGCCGGCGCAGTCGTTGGCGCCGGGCTCGTGGCGTCTCTTCTACTGCGCACCGATAAGCCAGTCGATTCGGTGCCGGCGCCAACCGCGAGGTTCGCCATTCCGCTCGGTGACGACGAGTCCCTCTATGACTTCTCGAGCGCAGCGGTGGCCATTTCTCCTGACGGAACCCGCATCGCTTACGCGGTGAATCGGGGCGCGGGAAGATCCATCCACGTCCGCGCGCTCGATGAGATGGAAAGCCGTCCGATCCCTGGGACCGAACGAGGGAGCGATCCCATCTTCTCTCCCGACGGCGAGTGGCTCGCGTTCGAATCGGCGGGCAAGCTCAAGAAAGTCCCTCTTTCCGGGGGCGCTCCACAATTCCTCGCCAACCTTGCGTTCTCCGCCGGTGCGAGCTGGGGCCCGGACGATATCATCGTTCATACGCCGAACTTCACCGGCGGTCTCTATGCGTTATCCGCTCGGAGTGGAGAAGGACGCCGTCTAACCTCGCCGGAGAAGAACCAGGGGCACCTCTGGCCTGCCGTATTACCCGACGGGAAATCGGTGCTCTTCACGCTTTGGGCGGGTCAACCATCGTACGACCAGGCGAGTATCGCCCTCCTGTCGCTAGAGACAGGGCAATGGAGCGTGGTGCTGGAAGGGGCTTCCTATGCTCGATACGCCCCTCCGGGTCACTTGCTCTTCCTCCGCGGAGGGACCCTCTTCGCAGCGCCGTTCGATCCGGAAGCGTGGAAGATAACCGGCGCGCCGGTGGCAGTGGTCGAGAACGTTCGCAGCGATCCTCTGGATGGCGGCGGGCTCTTCGACGTTTCGCAGACGGGCGCCCTCGTCTACGCTCCGGAAATCGGCGCTTCTCCGGCCCGGAGACTGGCGTGGGTCGATCGTTCGGGAGACCGTTCGATCATCACGAGCGGACCGACTTCATTCTCGTCGCCGCGCATATCGCCCGAAGGAAGTCGCATCGCGATGTTCCTCACCGGGCAAGCGGCCCTCAGCGTCTGGATTTATGGAATCTCCCAAGGGACGCTTGCCCGGGTCACCTTCGGCGCCGATGAGCACAACGTGGCGTGGTCCCCCGATGGCCGGTACGTGGCTTTCGAGTCGGGCCGGGAGGGCGCGCATCAACTCTACATTCGCTCGGCGGACGGCTCGGGAGAAGACGATCCGGTGACGAGGGGCGAGCACCACCATTACCTCTGCGATTGGTCTCCCGACGGCCGATCGCTCGTCTACGTCGAGTTTCATCCCGAGAGCGGCGCCGATCTGTGGGTGGTCGAGACGGAAGGCAATCGAGAGGCGCGAGCCTTCCTTGCCACGAAATTTTGGGAAAAGCAGGCGACGTTTTCTCCCAATGGTCGATGGATTGCCTACGTGTCCGATGAAACGGGTGATTTCGAGGTCTACGTGCGGCCGTTCCCCTCGGGGGAGCCGAGAGTTCCCATTTCGAGCGGAGGCGGCGAAGAGCCCGCCTGGTCGCGATCGGGTGAAGAGTTGTTTTATCGAAACGGAGGTCGCATGATGGCGGTCAGCGTCACCGAGGCGCCCGAGTTCCGCGCTGGACGGCCGGAAGAGCTGTTCGAGGGCCTTTACCACTATGCCCCGTTTCCGACCCGGACCTACGACGTGGGCGAGGACGGGCGCTTCGTCATGGTCACCGAGCCGGAGCCGGCCGAGAGCGTTCGCCAATTGAACGTGGTGTTGAATTGGTCCGCCCGTCTGACGGGGGCCGACCCGAAATGA
- a CDS encoding protein kinase, producing the protein MIGRTLSHYRILDEIGRGGMGIVYRALDVKLNREVALKCLSDELVLSPDFRWRFLKEAQAAASLEHPHVAVVHEVDEADGTIFMAMELLRGKTLGEVLDRELLPTARALEIATEIAEGLAHAHDRGIVHRDLKPSNILVTDEGHVKIMDFGLAKLVEPALAVSSECRTPLRGRTLPSLVVGTPSYMSPEQAQGMSVDGRSDVFSLGVLLHELLTGELPFRAPSVPELLHEIIHSPAPPLDEELSSRVPELQRIVDKCLAKEPSKRYQGMKELCVDLATVRGLITGSPVSVGAGWRYALPLARWIVLGLLVLAAVGLWLSRRSLEVVVSPARAVPITSFEGSEVEPALSPDGSFVAYAWDQGGSETFQLQVQLIGSAEPLRLTEGAQPAWSPDARQIAFLRRTEGNRYLIQMIPALGGPERSLGTVNAYFPGLDWSPDGALLAVVHRGSEETPESIFLMSRETGDMEKLTHPPSTAEGDRAPVFSPDGKSIAFVRWREGARTEIFVRRLDDGDEASVLTHEGIVRDLGWWGDGTALIFSSYWRGNTGLWRVPAGGGVPTRLPFGENARELTTARTGNRLVFSRAVSDTNVWRVGGPRAEAISPPQKWIASTRDDWSPQYSPDGSRIAFTSDRSGEPQIWIWESTTGEISRMPFEGAATVPRWSPDGDYLSFAGDVGGNFDVYVSSVVGGFTRRLTNHPGTDAPGSWSPDGHTIYFASDRTGSYQVWMVPAEGGQAERLSREGGVFPCASSDGRFLFYLGEGFGRTFGISLESGEETVVLETEIYRASLQLWRRRLVYLREEERSGFLIESFDLDKGQVIPVAELGPDTRIGKYGGLSVSPDGRWILYPQEDGVGSDLVLLEE; encoded by the coding sequence ATGATCGGACGGACACTCTCCCACTACAGGATTCTGGACGAGATCGGCCGCGGCGGCATGGGTATCGTCTATCGAGCCCTCGACGTGAAACTGAATCGCGAGGTGGCTCTCAAGTGCCTCTCCGACGAGCTCGTTCTCAGCCCCGACTTCAGATGGCGATTCCTGAAAGAGGCCCAGGCGGCCGCATCTCTCGAGCACCCGCACGTCGCCGTCGTCCACGAAGTGGATGAAGCCGACGGCACGATCTTCATGGCGATGGAGCTCCTTCGGGGCAAAACCCTGGGCGAGGTGCTCGACCGAGAGCTCCTGCCCACCGCGCGGGCGCTCGAGATCGCGACCGAGATCGCGGAAGGACTCGCCCACGCTCATGATCGAGGGATCGTTCATCGCGACTTGAAGCCGTCCAACATCCTCGTGACCGACGAGGGCCATGTAAAGATCATGGATTTCGGTCTCGCCAAGCTCGTGGAGCCTGCGCTCGCGGTGTCGAGCGAGTGCCGGACCCCTCTTCGGGGTCGTACGTTGCCGAGCCTGGTCGTCGGGACCCCGTCCTACATGTCCCCGGAGCAGGCGCAAGGAATGAGTGTTGACGGCCGCAGCGACGTATTCAGCTTGGGCGTTTTGTTGCACGAACTGCTTACCGGCGAGCTGCCGTTTCGCGCGCCGAGCGTTCCCGAGCTTCTCCATGAGATCATCCACTCCCCCGCACCGCCTCTGGACGAGGAGCTCTCCTCCCGCGTTCCCGAGCTTCAGCGAATCGTCGACAAGTGCCTCGCGAAGGAACCGTCGAAACGCTACCAGGGGATGAAGGAACTTTGCGTGGATCTCGCCACCGTGCGAGGGCTGATAACCGGCTCGCCGGTGTCGGTCGGCGCCGGATGGAGATACGCGTTGCCCCTCGCGCGGTGGATCGTCCTCGGTCTCCTGGTTCTCGCCGCGGTGGGACTCTGGCTTTCTCGGCGTTCCCTGGAGGTAGTAGTCTCTCCCGCGCGGGCCGTGCCGATTACCAGCTTCGAAGGATCCGAGGTGGAGCCCGCGTTGTCTCCGGATGGTAGTTTCGTCGCCTATGCATGGGACCAGGGCGGCAGCGAGACTTTTCAGCTCCAGGTACAGCTCATCGGCTCGGCCGAGCCGCTACGGCTCACCGAAGGAGCCCAACCGGCCTGGTCGCCCGACGCTCGTCAGATCGCTTTTCTTCGACGGACGGAAGGCAATCGCTACCTCATCCAGATGATCCCGGCCTTGGGTGGCCCGGAACGATCTCTCGGCACGGTGAACGCGTACTTCCCGGGATTGGACTGGTCTCCCGACGGTGCGCTGCTCGCGGTCGTCCACCGGGGTTCCGAGGAGACGCCGGAGAGTATCTTCCTGATGTCCCGGGAAACGGGCGACATGGAAAAGCTCACGCATCCACCCAGCACCGCGGAGGGCGACCGAGCTCCGGTCTTCTCGCCCGACGGCAAGAGCATCGCTTTCGTCCGCTGGCGCGAGGGAGCGCGGACGGAGATCTTCGTCCGACGTCTGGACGATGGCGACGAAGCTTCGGTCCTGACACACGAGGGCATCGTTCGGGACCTCGGTTGGTGGGGCGACGGCACTGCTCTCATTTTTTCGTCGTACTGGAGAGGCAATACTGGCTTGTGGAGGGTTCCCGCCGGTGGAGGGGTTCCGACTCGGCTTCCCTTTGGGGAGAACGCCCGCGAGCTCACCACCGCGCGGACAGGGAACCGGCTGGTTTTTTCCCGTGCGGTCAGCGACACCAACGTCTGGCGCGTCGGTGGGCCGAGAGCTGAGGCGATCTCTCCACCGCAGAAGTGGATCGCTTCCACGCGAGACGACTGGTCGCCGCAGTATTCACCTGACGGGAGCCGGATCGCCTTCACCTCCGACCGCTCGGGTGAACCGCAGATCTGGATCTGGGAGAGCACTACCGGGGAGATCTCGCGAATGCCATTCGAGGGTGCGGCAACGGTCCCGCGCTGGTCGCCAGACGGCGATTACCTTTCATTCGCGGGAGACGTGGGCGGAAACTTCGATGTGTACGTGTCGAGCGTCGTGGGAGGATTCACCCGCCGCCTCACGAATCACCCGGGGACCGACGCCCCGGGGAGCTGGTCTCCCGACGGGCACACCATTTATTTTGCATCGGATCGAACGGGGAGCTACCAAGTGTGGATGGTTCCGGCCGAGGGCGGTCAGGCAGAGCGACTCTCACGAGAAGGAGGAGTGTTTCCCTGCGCCTCTTCCGATGGGCGGTTCTTGTTCTACCTGGGAGAGGGGTTTGGGAGAACCTTCGGGATTTCGCTAGAAAGCGGTGAGGAGACGGTCGTTCTCGAAACGGAGATATACCGGGCGAGTTTGCAATTGTGGCGCCGGCGACTCGTGTACCTCCGCGAGGAAGAAAGGTCGGGGTTTCTCATCGAGAGCTTCGATCTGGACAAAGGTCAGGTGATCCCGGTAGCGGAGCTCGGTCCAGACACCCGCATCGGCAAGTACGGAGGGTTGAGCGTTTCTCCCGACGGGCGCTGGATCCTCTATCCACAGGAGGACGGCGTAGGGAGCGATCTCGTTCTGCTGGAAGAATGA
- a CDS encoding PIN domain-containing protein, whose amino-acid sequence MSADRVFVDTNVLVYAHDTEAGYRHRRAADMIAELWGTRTGILSVQVLQEFYVNVTRKIPEPLPMATAREVVRNYTLWQTEWILPKDVTRASEIEQENSISFWDALIVTAAVKGGASRILSEDLNPGQIIAGIQIEDPFAVP is encoded by the coding sequence TCTTGGTATACGCGCACGACACCGAGGCTGGCTACCGTCACCGGCGCGCCGCCGATATGATCGCCGAGCTATGGGGAACGCGCACCGGGATACTGAGCGTTCAGGTGCTTCAAGAGTTCTACGTCAACGTAACCCGGAAGATTCCGGAGCCGCTGCCCATGGCCACAGCGAGGGAAGTCGTTCGAAATTATACACTCTGGCAAACCGAATGGATCCTCCCGAAGGATGTGACGCGTGCTTCGGAAATCGAGCAGGAAAACAGCATCAGTTTCTGGGACGCGCTCATCGTCACCGCCGCCGTCAAAGGTGGAGCGTCGCGAATTCTTTCCGAGGATCTGAATCCCGGACAGATCATCGCCGGAATCCAAATCGAGGACCCATTTGCGGTTCCCTAA